From Debaryomyces hansenii CBS767 chromosome C complete sequence, a single genomic window includes:
- a CDS encoding DEHA2C01848p (no similarity), translating to MILLVLVWGLIPKDQAGSAKSHPFTALLAANRTHAPKLYTYTNNNQGSFFVSLPRVNFQDTTTPESNITRQKLLLCTLRYAARVRYLILLLLFLLLLAVFSVHEHTILRSDRIS from the coding sequence ATGATATTGTTGGTTTTAGTTTGGGGCCTAATTCCCAAAGACCAAGCCGGAAGTGCGAAGTCTCATCCATTTACAGCTCTACTCGCCGCAAATCGCACCCATGCGCCCAAATTATATACATACACCAATAATAACCAGGGATCTTTTTTCGTCTCGTTGCCCCGTGTCAACTTTCAAGACACGACCACGCCTGAGTCCAACATTACCCGGCAGAAGTTATTGCTATGCACATTACGTTACGCAGCCCGTGTAAGGTACCTAATCCTTCTATTGCTCTTTTTATTGCTACTTGCGGTCTTTTCCGTACATGAGCATACTATTCTCCGTAGCGACCGCATATCGTAG